Within Epilithonimonas zeae, the genomic segment TGATGGATGTTACTAAAATTAATGACCTTGGCTGGAAAGCAAAAATCGGATTAGAGGAAGGAATCAGAGATGTTTATGAAAAAAAATTCAAAACAAATAGCATTACATAGATGAAAACGGCACTTATAACAGGCGTAACAGGACAAGACGGTTCTTATTTAGCAGAGCTCCTTCTAGAAAAAGGCTATAAAGTTCACGGAATCAAAAGAAGAGCATCTTCATTCAATACTCAGAGAATCGATCATCTTTATGTAGATCAGCACGAAAATAATGTGAATTTCAAATTACATTACGGCGATTTGACAGATTCTACAAACATCATTAGAATCATTCAGGAAGTCCAGCCAGATGAGATTTATAATCTTGGCGCAATGTCGCACGTGAAAGTATCATTTGACTCTCCGGAATATGTGGCCAATGTCGATGGAATAGGAACTTTGAGAATTCTGGAAGCTGTACGTATCCTTGGTTTGGAAAAGAAAACCAAAATCTATCAGGCTTCAACATCAGAACTTTATGGTGGTTTGGAAGAAAATAAAAATGCAGCTGGTTTTTATGATGAGAATTCGCCTTTCTATCCAAGATCTCCTTACGGTGTAGCGAAAATCTACGGATTTTGGATTACTAAAAATTATCGTGAAGCCTATAATATGTATGCTTGCAACGGAATACTTTTCAATCACGAATCGCCAAGAAGAGGAGAAACATTCGTCACTAGAAAAATTACGATGGCCACTGCAGCAATTGCAAAAGGAAAACAGGAAGTTTTATACTTAGGTAATTTGAATGCTCAGAGAGACTGGGGACACGCGAAAGACTATGTAGAAGCCATGTGGAGAATTCTACAGCAGGATGTTGCAGAAGATTACGTCATTGCAACAGGAAAAACGACTTACGTAAGAGATTTTGTAAGAATGGCTTTTGCAGAAGCAGGAATAGAATTAGCGTTTGAAGGAGAGAATGAAAATGAAGTGGCAAAAGTTTCAAAATGTAATAATCCTGATTATCAATTAGAAATTGGTAAAGTAGTTGTGAAAATTGATCCTCAATATTACAGACCTACAGAAGTTGATTTATTAATTGGAGACCCAACAAAATCAAAGACAAAATTGGGTTGGGAACCAAAATATGATCTTGCCGGTCTTGTAAAAGAAATGATGCAGGAGGATTTAAAAATAATGTAAAAACAATATGGCGGGGAGATTTTTCTCTCCGTTTCTATAAATATTCATAATAATTCTATGCAAAATCAACCTCTGATTTCTATCATAACTGTAGCTTATAACAACAAATGTGGTTTGGAAGAGACAATTAAAAGTGTCATTTCGCAAACTTGGAAAAATTTTGAATTTGTTATAATTGATGGCAATTCTAATGATGGAAGCAAAGAATTATTAGTATCATATTCCTCTCAAATTAATTTCTGGATCAGCGAACCTGACAAAGGAATTTATAACGCAATGAACAAAGGAATTACCAACTCAAAAGGAGATTATTTGATTTTTATGAATAGTGGTGACCGTTTTTCTTCACCGGAAATTTTAGAAAAAATAGTACCTCACTTTAATAGCGAAGATATTGTTTACGGAAACGCTTATTACGAACTGGAAAACCGTAAAAAATATGAATATAGAATCCCATCCAGAATAACTGTTGGATCACTCTTGAAAGAACCAATCTGCCATCAGTCTGCTTTTTTCAAAAAAGAACTTTTCGAAAAATATGGGATGTATGATGAGGGTAATAAAATTGCTTCTGACTGGACTTTTATGATGGATATTTTTATTCATCACAATATTTCTCAAAAGTATATCAGTGAGTTCATCAGCATCTTCGAAAAAACAGGAATCAGCAATACCAATACGGATTTGAGTTTCTCAGAACAAAGAAAATATCTGTCCGAAAATGTTTCTGAGGAAATCCAGAATATGGCAAAATACTTTGATGAATATTCCAAATTCTACAATGGAAAACCAGGAACAATGCTGAGAAATTTAAAGGATAAAATCTATAACTTAATTTATAGAAAAAGAAATTACGAAAGAAAATACATCGATTAGATTTTCAAAAGAGGATTGACATATTTTGGAAATTTACCGTACAGGAAAAAGTCCTTATCAAACTTCATTTTATAAAGATAATAAGCTAAAAACGGATTGAGTAAGAACAAATCTTTTTTAGGAAAATTCTTTTCAAACTCTTTCCCTATTCTCAAGTAAAAACTTTTAAAAATACCAAAATTCATTTTGCAAACATTACTCAAAATTGAAAAATTGGCGAAATTCTTAAGGTAGTTTTCTGCTAATCTAGATTTAGAGTAAAGTCCTCTTTCTTTGGACATTTCCAGCTTTTTCGTAAGTGTAATGAAGTAATGCTCGATATTCTTCAAGCCTACAGTTGCAGTCATAGAATTGGGATTAGACAAAGAATAGTAAACGTAAGTTTCTTCTTCTAAAAAATTAATTTTCTTTGCTGCAACAGCGGTTTCAAATGCCCACAATTCGTCTTCGTGAAGAAGGTCATCCAAAAATTTAAGATGATTGTTTCTTAGAAAATCAGTTTTATACAATTTGTTCCAGGCAGTAACCGCCCATTCTCCAGAAAAAAAACCATCAAGAATTTCCTTATCTCTATAAGTTTCTTTTTTATTTTTCAACTTATGATAATTACTTTCTTTCGGAGCGTCATTTAATAAAAATCGTGTCTTTCCTAGAACAATATCAGGGTCATTCTCTGTTTTATCTATGAAATGCTGAAGAGAAAACTCGTCGCCTAAAATATCGTCATTATCCATAAAAAGAATATAATCTCCTGTTCCCAATTCCATTCCTCTATTTCTTGTTTTACTTAGTCCTAGATTAACTTCATTATTGACAATTTTAAAATCAATATTCAGATTTTCAGCAACATAATCATTCAGGATGTTCCAAGAATTGTCTTTGCTTTTATCATTGATAACAATCACTTCAAAATCCCTGTAAGTTTGATTTTTGATAGAATCCAAACACTTGACAATATAGTTTTCAGCGTTGTATAAAGGAATGACAATTGATATTTTTTTCATTATTTTTTGTGTTTATTGATCAGAACTTTCAAGATCAGAAAAGGATTTATTCTAAAAAATTTTTCTAGGAAAGATATGTTAGTTTTGGATGCAATATCCCAATAGGTTTTTGCCTGACTAAGTTTTTCTTCCGGAGACAATTTATCTTGAAAACGTTCTTTGATATTCAGTAAAGAACTTTGGGGATTTTTCAAAAGTAATTGATAATAGTTTTTCATCAAGCCGTCTTGGAGATAATCTCCAAAAGCTAAAACTTTATCTGTAAATAATATTTTATATTTTCGCTCTATTCTTCTGTATATCAGAGACTCTGAACAGAATTTTTCTCCCTCAAATTCCGGAAAATAAAATTGCTGATGAATTTTGGTTTTGTAACAATAGATCATTTCTCCAGGAAACTCCCAATCATATGTCGCTCTTCCGGAAACGATCCATTCTTTCTTCCCATATTTTTCTTTATCAAAATCAATATTATCAGAAAATCTAATGAAAGTAAATCCTGCAATCTGATAGTCTCTTTTGATTTTATCAGAAAGTGAATCCATTTCTTCAATCGCATTTTCAGCAAGATAATCGTCACTATCAATGACACAGAAAAACTCAGTTTTTGTATTTCTCAAACCATTGTTGACCGCAAAATGTTTTCCTTTATTTTCCTGAAATGTATATTGAACTTCGAATAGATTTTCATTCTGAAACTCTTGAACTAGAGTTTTAGTTTCATCGGAAGAACCGTCATCTACAATTGACCAAATGAAGTTTTTATTAGTTTGATTTTTAAGACTATTATAAAGCTTTGAAAGAATATAAGCTCTGTTAAAAGTAGGTGTAAAAATGGTAAACTTTTGCATTATGGTAGATTTATTGGTTCATAATCTCCATAATCCAGAGCATATTTTAACCAGTTTTTAATTCCATATTTTTTGACAATTTTTCTGTCAATTTTATGATATGGTTTTTGCAAAAATTCTTTTAATCCGGTAAAATCTTCAAAGTCTGTAATGAAAATATTATCTGGATGATAGAAATCGTAATCTTTGAGATTGTGATTGTTGGAAACAAATTTCTGCTCCTGATTCAGACATTCGAAAAACCGGAAAGCAACACCATTATGTGTACTCATTTTGAAATCTACAACTGCTTTTGTTTTCTCTGTATATTTTTCATTTTCAGCTAAAGAAATTCCTTTGTGCTGAAGGCTGACAGATTCAGTTTTCTTCTCTTCTCTAAATTCCGGAATTGTCAAAATAGCCTTGAATTTCAGATCATTTTCTTTAGAATAATTTTCGATATTATATGCCCAATTTATACGCTCATCCAATCCTACTCCAATATAAAAAAGGTCAATTTCTTCTTTTGCAGGATTGTGGAAAATATTTTCTGTGTAATGATAGATCGGCAAAGGAAGAAGATTGTATTGCGAATATTTTCTTATATCGTTGCCGTCAAAAACCAGCCTCCTGTCAAAATATTTATAATAATCAAGCACTCTGGGATACATATCTATGCCGTCCCATTGATAACTGACCATTTTTTTAGCCTGCTTTCTAACACTTTTGATGAGCTTTTCGGAATACATATCCACTCTGATGAAAAAAGCGATGTCATACGTTTTATTCTTCAGTCTTTTTTCAGCGAATTTTTCAAAAATCTGTTTTTCTTTTTTGATGAAGTAATTCTTGTCTTTCAAGATTAATCGTGAAAAAACATTACCAATTTTGTGAGTTAATGCATTTTTTTTTATTGCAGGCGGCAAAGATTCTATCAAAACATCGACCTCGAAACCCATTTTGATCAATTGGTCTACAATCGGTTTCGAAAGGTTAAGATTTTTATTGACGTATAATATCTTCATTAATTAGATTTAACACAGTTTCGATAATATATTCCGCTAAATTATGCTTTTTTTGTACTTTTACAAATTGAGATTTTCTTATTTATTTAAGATTATTTATTACTTAATAAAAAAATTAGATGATTCCAGTAACGAAACCATTTTTACCACCTCAGCAAGTTTATCAGTATTATTTGGAAGGGATTTGGAAAAGACAATGGCTTACCAATATGGGTCCGCTTGCCAGTGACCTCGAACTGAAACTAAAGGAATTTTTGAAAGTCAGTCATTTACTATTTGTGACTAATGGAACAGTTGCTATACAAATGGCTATCAAAGCGTTGGAACTGAAAGGAGAAATTATCACAACACCTTTTTCTTTTGTTGCGACTACAAGTTCTATTGTTTGGGAAAACTGCCAGCCTGTTTTTGTCGATATTGATAAGGATTCATTAAATATTGATGCTACTAAGATTGAAGCTGCAATTACTGATAAAACCTCGGCAATTTTGGCAACTCACGTTTATGGGAATCCTTGCGATGTCGTGAAGATTGAGGAAATAGCAAAGAAAAATAACCTGAGAGTGATTTATGATGCGGCGCACGCTTTCGGAGTAGAAATCAATGGAAAATCTATTTTTGAATACGGCGATATTTCCACTTGTTCTCTTCACGCAACCAAACTTTATCACTCAATAGAAGGCGGATTGATTATTACTAAAGATCCTGAATTACTGAAAAAATTAGCTTACATCAGAAACTTCGGATTCGATGGTCCTGAAAACTTTGCAGAATTGGGGCTCAACGGAAAGAATTCTGAATTTCACGCAGCAATGGGATTAGCAAATCTGAAATACATCGATTCTATTCATAAAAAAAGAAAAGAAATCACAGAAAGATATGATGAGAAATTGCAGAATCTGAAAGCTGTAAGACCAATTTGGCACTCTGATTCTGAAAATAATTTTTCTTATTACCCCATCATATTTGAAAGCGAAGAACTTATGTTGAAAATCATTGAACATCTTAAGCTTCACGAGATCTATACAAGACGATATTTTTATCCTTCGCTTGCCAATTCTTTACCTTATGTAAAATCTGAAAGCAATCTGCCAATTACAGAAGATATTGCAAAACGTGTGCTTTGTCTTCCGCTTTATGTCGATTTGACTTTGGAGGAAGTGGATATGATTTCTAGATTGATGCTAAGAATTCAAAACAATTAAAAATATGCTGATTGTAGGAGCAAAAGGTTTCGCTAAAGAAGTTATGGAGATTTTTCATCAAAAAGGTGAAACAGAGAATCTGCACTTCTATGATGATGTATCCTCGGATATTCCTGAGTTTCTTTACAATCAATTTAAAGTTTTGAAAAGCGAACAAGAAGCTAAAGAACTTTTTGAAAAAACCTCATCTGAATTTGTTATAGGAATTGGAAATCCTCAATTACGATATAAACTGGCAGAAAAATTCCAAAATCTAGGCGGAACATTGATATCATCCATTAGCAATTTTGCAGAAATAGGAAGTTTCGGAATTGAAATTGATGAAGGCTGCAAC encodes:
- a CDS encoding glycosyltransferase family 2 protein; protein product: MKKISIVIPLYNAENYIVKCLDSIKNQTYRDFEVIVINDKSKDNSWNILNDYVAENLNIDFKIVNNEVNLGLSKTRNRGMELGTGDYILFMDNDDILGDEFSLQHFIDKTENDPDIVLGKTRFLLNDAPKESNYHKLKNKKETYRDKEILDGFFSGEWAVTAWNKLYKTDFLRNNHLKFLDDLLHEDELWAFETAVAAKKINFLEEETYVYYSLSNPNSMTATVGLKNIEHYFITLTKKLEMSKERGLYSKSRLAENYLKNFANFSILSNVCKMNFGIFKSFYLRIGKEFEKNFPKKDLFLLNPFLAYYLYKMKFDKDFFLYGKFPKYVNPLLKI
- a CDS encoding glycosyltransferase family 2 protein, whose translation is MQNQPLISIITVAYNNKCGLEETIKSVISQTWKNFEFVIIDGNSNDGSKELLVSYSSQINFWISEPDKGIYNAMNKGITNSKGDYLIFMNSGDRFSSPEILEKIVPHFNSEDIVYGNAYYELENRKKYEYRIPSRITVGSLLKEPICHQSAFFKKELFEKYGMYDEGNKIASDWTFMMDIFIHHNISQKYISEFISIFEKTGISNTNTDLSFSEQRKYLSENVSEEIQNMAKYFDEYSKFYNGKPGTMLRNLKDKIYNLIYRKRNYERKYID
- a CDS encoding glycosyltransferase family A protein; amino-acid sequence: MQKFTIFTPTFNRAYILSKLYNSLKNQTNKNFIWSIVDDGSSDETKTLVQEFQNENLFEVQYTFQENKGKHFAVNNGLRNTKTEFFCVIDSDDYLAENAIEEMDSLSDKIKRDYQIAGFTFIRFSDNIDFDKEKYGKKEWIVSGRATYDWEFPGEMIYCYKTKIHQQFYFPEFEGEKFCSESLIYRRIERKYKILFTDKVLAFGDYLQDGLMKNYYQLLLKNPQSSLLNIKERFQDKLSPEEKLSQAKTYWDIASKTNISFLEKFFRINPFLILKVLINKHKK
- the gmd gene encoding GDP-mannose 4,6-dehydratase — encoded protein: MKTALITGVTGQDGSYLAELLLEKGYKVHGIKRRASSFNTQRIDHLYVDQHENNVNFKLHYGDLTDSTNIIRIIQEVQPDEIYNLGAMSHVKVSFDSPEYVANVDGIGTLRILEAVRILGLEKKTKIYQASTSELYGGLEENKNAAGFYDENSPFYPRSPYGVAKIYGFWITKNYREAYNMYACNGILFNHESPRRGETFVTRKITMATAAIAKGKQEVLYLGNLNAQRDWGHAKDYVEAMWRILQQDVAEDYVIATGKTTYVRDFVRMAFAEAGIELAFEGENENEVAKVSKCNNPDYQLEIGKVVVKIDPQYYRPTEVDLLIGDPTKSKTKLGWEPKYDLAGLVKEMMQEDLKIM
- a CDS encoding DegT/DnrJ/EryC1/StrS family aminotransferase, whose protein sequence is MIPVTKPFLPPQQVYQYYLEGIWKRQWLTNMGPLASDLELKLKEFLKVSHLLFVTNGTVAIQMAIKALELKGEIITTPFSFVATTSSIVWENCQPVFVDIDKDSLNIDATKIEAAITDKTSAILATHVYGNPCDVVKIEEIAKKNNLRVIYDAAHAFGVEINGKSIFEYGDISTCSLHATKLYHSIEGGLIITKDPELLKKLAYIRNFGFDGPENFAELGLNGKNSEFHAAMGLANLKYIDSIHKKRKEITERYDEKLQNLKAVRPIWHSDSENNFSYYPIIFESEELMLKIIEHLKLHEIYTRRYFYPSLANSLPYVKSESNLPITEDIAKRVLCLPLYVDLTLEEVDMISRLMLRIQNN
- a CDS encoding acetyltransferase, with product MLIVGAKGFAKEVMEIFHQKGETENLHFYDDVSSDIPEFLYNQFKVLKSEQEAKELFEKTSSEFVIGIGNPQLRYKLAEKFQNLGGTLISSISNFAEIGSFGIEIDEGCNILGGVKISNDVKIGRGTIVYYNSIITHDVTIGEFCEISPGATLLGRCKIGKFVKIGAGSIIFPDVKIGDNSVIASGAVVRNDVPENTMVAGVPAEIKKTL